A single region of the Oleispira antarctica RB-8 genome encodes:
- the lipA gene encoding Lipoyl synthase: MTDLEKTATQVTEKAKPQRAVQGEKLRGAEKVARIPIKVIPTETMPRKPDWIRVRIPASPKISEIKQKLRKHGLHTVCEEANCPNLGECFGGGTATFMIMGDICTRRCPFCDVAHGRPNELNKEEPKSLAIAIADMKLKYVVITSVDRDDLRDGGAQHFVDCIRETRALSPYIEIEVLVPDFRGRMDVAIAIMEDNVPDVFNHNLETVPRLYKESRPGSDYNWSLDLLEKYKERCPQVKTKSGIMLGLGETDEEVIEVMKDLREHNVDMITLGQYLQPSKNHLPVHRFVTPEAFDELGRIAKELGFKHVASGPMVRSSYHADQQAHGEFS; the protein is encoded by the coding sequence ATGACTGATTTAGAAAAAACCGCTACACAGGTAACGGAAAAGGCAAAACCGCAACGCGCAGTACAAGGCGAAAAACTTCGAGGTGCTGAAAAAGTAGCCCGGATCCCAATAAAAGTTATCCCGACTGAAACCATGCCGCGCAAGCCCGATTGGATTCGTGTACGTATTCCCGCGTCGCCAAAAATCAGCGAAATAAAACAAAAGCTGCGTAAGCACGGCTTGCACACCGTATGTGAAGAAGCCAACTGCCCGAACCTAGGTGAATGCTTCGGTGGCGGTACCGCAACCTTCATGATCATGGGCGACATTTGTACTCGCCGCTGCCCATTCTGCGACGTCGCCCACGGCCGCCCAAACGAACTGAACAAAGAAGAACCAAAAAGTTTAGCCATCGCCATTGCCGACATGAAGCTAAAATACGTAGTGATCACCTCGGTAGATCGAGATGATTTACGCGACGGTGGCGCACAGCACTTTGTTGATTGTATCCGCGAAACCCGCGCACTTAGCCCTTATATAGAAATCGAAGTACTCGTCCCTGATTTCCGTGGCCGTATGGATGTTGCCATCGCCATTATGGAAGACAACGTCCCCGACGTATTCAATCACAACCTAGAAACCGTACCTCGTTTGTATAAAGAGTCACGCCCAGGTTCTGACTACAACTGGTCGTTAGACTTATTAGAAAAATACAAAGAACGCTGCCCACAAGTTAAAACCAAATCTGGCATCATGCTGGGCTTAGGTGAAACCGACGAAGAAGTTATAGAAGTGATGAAAGACCTTCGCGAACATAACGTCGACATGATCACCCTAGGGCAATACTTGCAGCCGAGTAAAAACCACTTACCGGTTCATCGCTTTGTAACCCCAGAAGCCTTTGACGAACTGGGCAGAATCGCCAAAGAATTAGGTTTTAAACACGTAGCCAGTGGCCCAATGGTTCGATCTTCTTATCATGCCGACCAGCAGGCGCATGGTGAGTTTTCTTAA
- a CDS encoding phage integrase-like, probable fragment: MAANTQKQALNALAFLYKQVLKYETIDISDWKSAKKPKTLPVVFSKQEANQVIAHLSGSPLLAALLMYGAGLRLQETLRLHIKDIDFGRGELLVRSGKGNKDRVTMLPQRAISMLHSHIENSQ; this comes from the coding sequence GTGGCTGCAAATACTCAAAAGCAAGCATTAAACGCGTTGGCTTTTCTTTATAAGCAAGTTCTTAAATATGAAACAATTGATATTTCAGATTGGAAGTCCGCTAAAAAGCCAAAAACCCTGCCTGTTGTATTCAGTAAACAAGAAGCTAATCAAGTTATTGCACACTTATCTGGCTCCCCTCTTCTTGCAGCATTATTAATGTATGGTGCGGGATTGAGGCTGCAAGAAACTTTGCGTTTGCATATTAAAGATATTGATTTTGGACGAGGTGAGCTATTAGTTAGATCAGGCAAAGGTAATAAAGATAGAGTTACAATGCTACCGCAGCGTGCTATTTCGATGCTTCATTCACATATAGAAAACAGCCAGTGA